The following proteins are co-located in the Anas platyrhynchos isolate ZD024472 breed Pekin duck chromosome 1, IASCAAS_PekinDuck_T2T, whole genome shotgun sequence genome:
- the ADAMTS5 gene encoding A disintegrin and metalloproteinase with thrombospondin motifs 5: protein MLRGLLSLLLAAQLHLAATQPPAPAAGARPPPPPPPSRRGPPPGPPRGANGVVQRLDPTYAGGGRAGYVLYAGGRRFLLDLERDEALGARDGTPARCSYRGTVDGSPRSLAVFNLCGGLDGYFAVGRARYTVKPARRGGEAAGIYGESPARVPHLFRRDRFSFQALPARHSCGTRDAVAVEGAAGGGRRRRRRRSVSRARQVELLLVADASMARKYGKGLQHYLLTLASIASRLYAHASLENHVRLAVVKVVVLGEKEKGLEVNRNAATTLKNFCKWQHQHNRLDDDHDEHYDAAILFTREDLCGHHSCDTLGMADVGTICSPERSCAVIEDDGLHAAFTVAHEIGHLLGLSHDDSKFCEENFGSMEDKRLMSSILTSIDASKPWSKCTSATITEFFDDGHGNCLLDQPRKQILGPEELPGQTYDAIRQCKLAFGSEYTVCPGMDVCSRLWCAVVRQGQMVCLTKKLPAVEGTPCGKGRICLQGKCVDKTKKKYYSASSHGNWGSWGPWGQCSRTCGGGVQFAYRHCNNPAPRNNGRYCTGKRAIYRSCNVTPCPANAKSFRQEQCEARNGYQSDAKGVKTFVEWVPKYAGVLPGDVCKLTCRAKGTGYYVVFSQKVTDGTECRPYSNSVCVRGKCIRTGCDGIIGSKLQYDKCGVCGGDNSSCTKVMGTFTKKSKGYTDIVKIPEGATHIKVRQFKTKDQSRFTAYLALKKKNGEYLVNGKYMISTSETIIDINGTVMNYSGWSHKDDFLHAMGHSATKEVLIVQILATDPTQPVDVRYSFFVPKKQGQMTNSVTGSGSNSKVTPQLMQPRWVTGPWLSCSRTCDTGWHTRTVQCKDGHGKLAKGCLLSQRPSAFKQCLLKKC, encoded by the exons ATGCTGCGGGggctgctctccctgctgctggccgccCAGCTGCACCTCGCCGCGACCCAGCCGCCGGCACCTGCCGCCGgagcccggccgccgccgccgcctcccccgtCCCGTCGCGGCCctcccccggggccgccccgcggGGCCAACGGCGTCGTGCAGCGCCTCGACCCGACCTACGCGGGGGGCGGCAGGGCGGGCTACGTCCTCTACGCCGGCGGCCGCCGCTTCCTCCTCGACCTGGAGCGCGACGAGGCGCTGGGGGCTCGGGACGGGACCCCGGCTCGCTGTTCCTACCGCGGCACGGTGGACGGCAGCCCCCGCTCCCTCGCCGTCTTCAACCTCTGCGGCGGCCTCGACGGCTACTTCGCCGTGGGGCGCGCCCGCTACACCGTGAAgccggcgcggcgcggcggggagGCGGCCGGCATCTACGGGGAGAGCCCGGCCCGCGTCCCCCACCTCTTCCGCAGGGACCGCTTCAGCTTCCAGGCGCTGCCCGCCCGCCACAGCTGCGGGACCCGCGACGCGGTGGCGGtcgagggggcggcggggggcggccggaggcggcggcggcgccgctccGTCTCCCGGGCCCGGcaggtggagctgctgctggtggccgaCGCCTCGATGGCGCGCAAGTACGGCAAGGGGCTGCAGCACTACCTGCTCACCTTGGCCTCCATCGCCTCCCGGCTGTACGCGCACGCCAGCCTGGAGAACCACGTGCGGCTGGCCGTGGTGAAGGTGGTGGTCCTGGGCGAGAAGGAGAAGGGGCTGGAGGTCAACCGGAACGCTGCCACCACCCTCAAGAACTTCTGCAAGTGGCAGCACCAGCACAACCGCCTCGACGACGACCACGACGAGCACTACGATGCCGCCATCCTCTTCACACGCGAG GATTTATGTGGGCATCATTCATGTGATACTCTGGGAATGGCAGACGTTGGGACCATATGCTCTCCTGAGCGCAGCTGTGCAGTGATTGAAGATGACGGCCTCCATGCAGCTTTTACAGTGGCTCACGAAATTG GCCACTTGCTTGGTCTCTCCCATGATGACTCCAAATTTTGTGAGGAAAACTTTGGCTCCATGGAAGATAAGCGCCTAATGTCCTCCATTCTGACTAGCATTGATGCTTCCAAACCCTGGTCCAAATGCACTTCAGCAACTATAACAGAGTTTTTTGATGATGGTCATG GTAACTGTTTGCTGGACCAACCAAGAAAGCAGATCCTGGGCCCCGAGGAGCTTCCAGGGCAAACCTATGATGCCATTCGTCAGTGCAAATTGGCATTTGGATCCGAATACACAGTGTGTCCTGGTATGGATGTGTGCTCTCGCCTGTGGTGTGCAGTTGTTCGTCAAGGTCAGATGGTATGTCTGACTAAGAAGCTGCCTGCTGTGGAAGGGACACCATGTGGAAAAGGGAGGATATGCCtccagggaaaatgtgttgacAAAACGAAGAAAAAATACTACTCA GCATCAAGCCATGGTaactgggggtcctggggaccttggggacagTGCTCCCGTACCTGTGGTGGAGGCGTTCAGTTTGCGTATCGTCACTGCAACAATCCAGCTCCTAGAAACAACGGCCGGTACTGCACTGGCAAGAGAGCCATCTATCGCTCCTGCAATGTCACACCCTGCCCAGCAAATG CTAAATCTTTTCGACAAGAGCAGTGTGAAGCAAGGAATGGCTATCAGTCTGATGCAAAGGGTGTCAAAACATTTGTTGAATGGGTCCCCAAGTATGCTGGAGTGCTTCCTGGAGATGTTTGCAAGCTCACCTGCCGAGCCAAAGGAACTGGCTATTATGTGGTATTTTCTCAAAAG GTAACTGATGGTACTGAATGTCGACCATACAGTAATTCGGTCTGCGTCCGGGGAAAATGCATCCGAACTGGTTGTGATGGCATCATCGGTTCAAAGCTCCAGTATGATAAGTGCGGGGTATGTGGAGGAGACAATTCCAGCTGCACAAAGGTCATGGGAACCTTTACCAAAAAGAG TAAGGGCTACACAGATATAGTGAAAATCCCAGAAGGGGCAACTCACATCAAAGTTCGGCAATTCAAGACTAAGGACCAGAGCAGGTTTACTGCCTACCTGgccctgaaaaagaaaaatggtgagTACCTTGTCAATGGAAAATATATGATCTCCACTTCAGAAACAATCATTGACATCAATGGGACTGTCATGAACTATAGTGGCTGGAGTCACAAAGATGATTTCTTGCATGCGATGGGACACTCTGCGACAAAAGAGGTTCTTATTGTGCAGATACTTGCGACTGACCCAACTCAACCCGTGGATGTACGTTACAGTTTCTTCGTGCCAAAGAAGCAAGGGCAAATGACTAACTCTGTCACCGGCAGTGGCAGCAACAGCAAAGTAACTCCACAGCTCATGCAACCCCGGTGGGTTACGGGGCCATGGCTTTCTTGTTCTCGAACATGTGACACAGGATGGCACACCAGGACTGTCCAGTGCAAAGATGGGCATGGAAAACTAGCTAAAGGATGTCTTCTCTCTCAGAGACCGTCAGCATTTAAACAGTGCTTGTTGAAAAAGTGTTAA